The proteins below are encoded in one region of Borrelia duttonii Ly:
- a CDS encoding ankyrin repeat domain-containing protein, with translation MKIIFIILLTQFITSLNANETIKTIKELSKTVYNFNNQEYTTNKEKLDKLIELIDINNKNILQELQKIKNEFLITSIYFQNIKGTLIAINLAAQINFRYKVSPLSIAIINNDFKTIKILIDYGIKINNIDETKHSPIFWAIYLNNEKIFNLLKEQGADLSLTLKNGKTPIQAAIEIENINLIELLLKKNVYISDEYKKEIKNLKNQNIINIFKKYKTT, from the coding sequence ATGAAAATAATATTTATAATACTCTTAACACAATTTATTACATCCCTAAATGCAAATGAAACTATCAAAACAATAAAGGAACTATCAAAAACAGTTTATAATTTTAATAACCAAGAATACACAACAAATAAAGAAAAGTTAGACAAATTAATAGAATTAATAGATATAAATAATAAAAATATCTTACAAGAATTACAAAAAATAAAAAATGAATTTTTAATTACATCTATATATTTCCAAAATATAAAAGGTACCCTAATAGCTATAAATCTTGCTGCACAGATAAACTTTAGATATAAAGTATCTCCTTTATCAATTGCAATAATTAACAATGATTTTAAAACTATCAAAATACTAATAGACTATGGTATTAAAATCAACAACATAGATGAAACAAAACATTCACCAATATTTTGGGCAATATATCTTAACAATGAAAAAATATTCAACCTTTTAAAAGAACAAGGAGCTGATCTAAGCCTAACTCTTAAGAATGGAAAAACACCTATACAAGCTGCAATAGAAATTGAAAATATCAATTTGATTGAATTATTGCTTAAAAAAAATGTCTACATCAGCGATGAATACAAAAAAGAAATTAAAAATTTAAAAAATCAAAATATAATAAATATCTTTAAAAAATATAAAACAACATAA